A region of Rhodospirillaceae bacterium DNA encodes the following proteins:
- the rpmA gene encoding 50S ribosomal protein L27 — protein MAHKKAGGSSRNGRDSAGRRLGLKKSGGQAVVPGNIIIRQRGTQYHPGAGVGMGKDHTIFATIEGNVKFEHKKAGRVFVGVEPAS, from the coding sequence ATGGCACATAAAAAAGCAGGTGGTAGTTCCCGCAACGGTCGCGACTCCGCTGGTCGTCGCTTAGGGCTCAAAAAGTCCGGTGGCCAAGCAGTTGTCCCCGGTAACATCATCATTCGCCAACGGGGCACTCAGTATCACCCGGGTGCCGGCGTTGGCATGGGCAAGGACCACACGATCTTCGCGACAATCGAAGGCAACGTGAAGTTTGAGCACAAAAAAGCCGGACGGGTCTTCGTTGGTGTGGAGCCAGCGTCCTGA
- the rplU gene encoding 50S ribosomal protein L21: MFAVIKTGGKQYKVAKDDQIVVETLAGEPGDTLELKDVLMIGGADNAPSVGTPALDKAAVFAEVVEQTRSAKVIVFKKKRRQNYRRKHGHRQHQTVLRIMEISPTGTKPKAAKAATKPKAEPKADAKPAAKEAAKDKTAKAETKAKPKAAAKPAAKKPAAKKPAAKKKPAAKKKSEE; the protein is encoded by the coding sequence ATGTTCGCTGTCATCAAGACCGGCGGGAAGCAATACAAAGTCGCCAAGGACGATCAAATCGTCGTGGAGACACTCGCCGGTGAACCGGGCGATACCCTTGAACTTAAAGACGTCCTGATGATTGGTGGTGCAGATAACGCGCCCAGCGTCGGCACACCGGCTTTGGATAAAGCTGCTGTCTTTGCTGAAGTGGTCGAACAGACCCGCAGCGCCAAGGTCATCGTTTTTAAGAAAAAACGCCGCCAGAACTACCGTCGCAAGCATGGTCACCGCCAGCATCAGACGGTTCTGCGCATCATGGAAATTAGTCCAACGGGGACCAAGCCTAAGGCCGCCAAAGCGGCTACTAAGCCCAAAGCGGAACCCAAAGCCGACGCCAAGCCTGCTGCAAAAGAAGCAGCAAAAGATAAAACGGCTAAAGCTGAAACTAAGGCTAAGCCTAAAGCGGCAGCCAAGCCTGCGGCTAAGAAACCTGCGGCGAAAAAGCCCGCAGCGAAGAAGAAGCCGGCGGCAAAGAAGAAGTCAGAGGAGTAG
- a CDS encoding Crp/Fnr family transcriptional regulator, producing the protein MKELPRPNGRARCIDNRIRANTAWATLTEDEVDLFNRRVLCREYTPGETIFMEGDICNGLYFVEGGLVGIRKVDIDGQSALVRLAAKGDTLGYRPFLARQCHRAGAEVIEDARICFINSETVREILQNNHDLALQFLQSTAQALGDAEERIYEMAVLNVDTRVIHLLILHHDQWGKHLDDGSVYMTLPITRNDMASMIGAHPDSVSRAIKHLELKGLVTVEGRSVHIKEFEQLADQLHADIEHCH; encoded by the coding sequence ATGAAAGAACTGCCGAGACCTAACGGGCGCGCCCGTTGTATCGACAATCGGATTCGTGCAAATACGGCGTGGGCAACTCTGACCGAAGATGAGGTTGACCTTTTCAATCGTAGGGTCCTTTGCCGCGAGTATACACCAGGCGAGACAATATTTATGGAGGGCGATATCTGCAATGGACTCTATTTTGTCGAAGGTGGTCTAGTAGGTATCCGGAAAGTCGATATCGATGGACAGTCGGCGCTGGTCCGTTTAGCGGCGAAGGGCGACACATTAGGATACCGACCGTTCTTGGCCAGACAGTGCCATCGGGCAGGTGCGGAAGTTATCGAAGACGCCAGAATTTGTTTTATTAATTCTGAGACTGTCCGTGAGATTCTACAGAACAATCATGACTTGGCCCTACAATTTTTGCAAAGTACGGCGCAGGCCCTGGGAGATGCAGAAGAACGAATTTATGAAATGGCCGTGTTGAATGTCGACACCCGCGTAATTCATCTTTTGATTCTCCACCACGACCAATGGGGAAAGCATCTGGATGATGGGTCAGTCTATATGACCTTGCCGATCACGCGCAACGATATGGCCTCCATGATCGGCGCGCACCCCGACAGCGTCTCCCGCGCCATCAAGCATCTTGAACTAAAAGGGCTAGTGACTGTTGAGGGCCGGTCTGTTCACATCAAGGAATTTGAACAATTGGCCGATCAACTTCATGCGGACATAGAACATTGCCACTAG
- a CDS encoding cytochrome B, with product MSNINRFYAFKRFERFWHWTQAALILLMIFTGFEIHGTYRVLGFEKAIDLHTTAAWALMVLWLFVIFWHITTGEWKHYKPTTKNFIAMIYYYGFGIFSGSAHPFHASEKEKHNPLQRLTYLMLGVGLMPAIWLTGLLVLFYNIWPEFGLEGLSFGWVAAIHTLLAYILISFMTIHIYLITTGPTMTSQLRAMITGWEEVEIEDEENKDRT from the coding sequence ATGAGCAACATAAACCGGTTCTACGCTTTCAAACGTTTCGAACGCTTCTGGCACTGGACCCAGGCGGCACTAATCCTTCTGATGATCTTTACCGGGTTTGAAATTCACGGCACCTATCGGGTGCTCGGATTTGAAAAGGCGATTGATCTTCATACAACGGCGGCGTGGGCACTGATGGTGCTTTGGTTGTTTGTCATCTTCTGGCACATCACGACGGGGGAGTGGAAGCATTACAAGCCGACCACCAAAAACTTCATCGCGATGATTTATTATTATGGGTTCGGAATCTTCAGTGGCTCCGCCCATCCATTTCATGCCAGTGAAAAGGAAAAGCACAACCCCCTCCAGCGTCTAACGTACTTGATGCTCGGGGTTGGGTTGATGCCGGCAATCTGGTTGACCGGGCTGCTTGTTCTTTTCTACAACATCTGGCCGGAATTTGGCTTGGAAGGCCTCTCTTTTGGCTGGGTTGCCGCGATTCATACCTTGTTGGCGTACATCCTAATAAGCTTCATGACCATCCATATTTATCTGATTACCACCGGGCCAACGATGACGTCTCAACTACGGGCGATGATCACCGGATGGGAGGAAGTCGAGATTGAAGACGAGGAGAACAAGGATAGAACCTAA
- a CDS encoding tetrathionate reductase family octaheme c-type cytochrome has protein sequence MPDLSQPKVIRSTADHSKFEILKKKFRKSRDITKACLSCHNVSAKQIHKTKHWNWEFTHTKTGQKLGARNIINTFFGGTASNEASCSHCHIGSGWKGNKFDYKREENVDCLICHDTTGKYAFKKFHTARGNCGVCHEEIPESPGKKKHKTDLNEVALNVGPTSRRTCGSCHFLGGGGINVKHGDLDSSLTRPSYDLDVHMDADGLNFTCTSCHSTDQHAVRGSRYENEINDIGGRTIPGKAAARRSSCASCHGERPMKNDKLNDHTDKVACQTCHIPSIARGGHATKMRWDWSTSGKLDANGKPFLKKDKKGNVIYSTQKGDSVWAENVVPDYIWSDRTAKYTLLGDKIDPSKTVAINTFMGSADKSLSRISPVKKSRGKQPYDAGNNRLVAVNLFALHRFAKDKSAYWRNLDWPRAIAKGMKAAGKEFSGKVGFVETEMLWPVTHMVAPADKALGCDECHSKNGRLENINGIYIPSRDTKPVLEWLGLGMFLISLFGVMIHTMMRILTRNRRNNGGVKP, from the coding sequence ATGCCGGATTTGAGCCAACCCAAGGTTATACGCTCAACGGCCGATCATTCTAAGTTTGAGATTCTTAAAAAGAAATTTCGAAAATCCCGAGATATCACCAAAGCGTGTCTGAGCTGTCACAATGTAAGCGCAAAACAAATTCATAAGACCAAGCATTGGAATTGGGAATTCACCCATACAAAAACCGGTCAAAAGTTGGGTGCTCGAAATATCATAAATACATTTTTTGGCGGAACCGCTTCAAACGAAGCTTCGTGCAGCCATTGTCATATTGGATCAGGCTGGAAAGGGAATAAGTTCGATTATAAACGCGAAGAAAATGTCGATTGCCTGATCTGCCATGATACCACTGGTAAGTATGCCTTTAAGAAGTTTCATACAGCGCGCGGGAACTGCGGCGTTTGCCACGAAGAAATCCCGGAATCCCCCGGCAAGAAAAAGCACAAAACAGACCTGAATGAAGTCGCACTCAACGTTGGGCCGACCAGCCGCCGAACCTGTGGCAGTTGCCATTTCCTGGGCGGCGGTGGCATCAACGTCAAACATGGTGACTTGGATTCATCCCTAACCCGCCCAAGCTATGACCTTGATGTTCACATGGATGCAGACGGTCTGAACTTCACCTGCACAAGCTGCCACAGTACGGATCAACATGCTGTGCGCGGTAGTCGGTATGAAAATGAAATTAATGACATCGGTGGTCGGACCATTCCTGGCAAAGCCGCAGCGCGGCGAAGTTCGTGCGCTTCCTGTCATGGCGAACGTCCGATGAAGAATGATAAACTCAACGACCATACGGACAAAGTTGCCTGTCAGACCTGTCATATCCCTTCAATTGCGCGGGGCGGACACGCCACCAAGATGCGTTGGGATTGGTCAACATCGGGAAAGCTGGATGCAAATGGCAAACCATTCCTGAAAAAAGACAAAAAAGGTAATGTGATTTATAGCACCCAGAAGGGGGATTCGGTGTGGGCGGAGAACGTCGTCCCCGACTATATTTGGTCTGACAGAACCGCTAAATATACATTGCTTGGAGATAAGATCGATCCGAGTAAGACGGTTGCCATCAATACCTTCATGGGAAGCGCGGATAAATCGCTCTCGAGAATTTCACCAGTTAAGAAATCACGCGGAAAACAGCCCTATGATGCTGGCAACAATAGGCTCGTCGCCGTCAATCTGTTTGCGTTGCACCGTTTTGCTAAAGACAAAAGTGCCTATTGGCGAAACCTTGATTGGCCGCGCGCCATCGCCAAAGGTATGAAAGCTGCCGGCAAGGAATTCAGCGGCAAGGTTGGCTTTGTAGAAACTGAAATGCTCTGGCCTGTGACCCATATGGTGGCCCCCGCAGATAAGGCGCTTGGGTGCGACGAATGCCATAGCAAGAATGGGCGACTCGAAAACATTAACGGTATTTACATTCCAAGTCGGGACACCAAGCCCGTGCTCGAATGGCTTGGACTTGGCATGTTTTTGATCTCGTTATTCGGTGTCATGATACATACGATGATGCGCATCCTCACCCGAAATCGTCGAAATAATGGAGGGGTAAAACCATGA